TGGTGACGTCCTCCCACAGAGTGAAAGTGACCAGTCAACTGTTGTATCCATTATCCAGGGTTCGTTCCCTCGCAGGTTTGGGCGGTGAGCTTCCTTTTGTACCCGGATGTCCAGTTGCACTGGTTCGCATGCGCAAATCCTGGGAGATATTTGCAGTCGGCTTTCTAATTGTACATCGTGCGGTACATTCTGAGTCCGCATGTGTCACCGGGGCTGCATTTGGCACCGGAAGACTCCCACTCCAATGGCAAGTCGTTGCATGGGTACAGCCTCAAAATCCCATCCACATCGAGTCTCATAAGATAGATGATTCCTCCTTTAGGAGGACCCATGCTAAGTAAATTATAAACTTATCATCGTTAAAATAAGATATCCGATTCTATTATGAAAATGACAAGTTTAAAGCATAGctacttgaaattttttatagaattttcagATATTTACACGAAGTAAAGTTTAACTTGAAATAGGGCTTTAtgtatttttattaatcttataaaaaattggctatatattttcttaaaattttattttagttcagaaattttgttttacaaacaaagtagGGAATTGTTAgttgtttgtttgtaaaataaataaaaactttccTTATCCCACATAGGAAAGTTAGAAGCATGTAGGCCATGTATAAATGTGAATGTCCTCTAACTTGTTTAAATAAAGACAATGGGCTATGGGCTAGACCCTACAATACTCACGTGTAGGCGCATGATTATTAAGTGCAAGATTGTGGATCATAGCTAGAATTAATCCttgttcattatttttttatttttttgtgcagttattttgctaattttttttcaatgtatcTTTTGAGAAAGAATCTGTTTACTTTGCAACATTTTTCAAATGGATTGCTTCCATTCAAAAGGACTAAGATAAGTATGTCAAATTTTTGGTATCAATAATTATCAAATATTGTAGaattttcattccaaaaataCAAGCTTCTTTACAATTGTTTTCCTTTGAGAGTTCTTGGAGATATATCAAAATTGATATATGGTATTGTTATTTGAGACTTTATTCTATAATGGAAGATTTTTTCCAGGTACCATTAACAATGTTGAGAggcaaataatttcttaaagatAGTGTTATCACGCCTCAAAATCTTACTCCAATTCTTCTTGATCCAAAGCATTTCTCCCAACAAGTACTAGAGGTGATATTCTTTAAATATTTACCTCTTATGTTCAACCGGTAGAGAGACCCGACATTTTTTAGATATAACTGTCGCATTTTCACTAACTCCATAGGTTCCGCACGACCTGCAAAGTTCGTGCCTATGAAATATCTTCCAGATATTGCATGAGGTTTCCATAGGTTTGCATGTCAAGGCAAAAGATACCGATCATTGCTGTTTGAAGATTGGAAAAGAACTGTTGACCCAATGATAAATGTTGCCTTGCCAAGAGGGTATCGGTTGGCGAATCAATATTCTACCATAATTTGTCCCCCTTTTAGTTATGGGGAACAAAATTGCCGTATCAAGCATGGAAGCCGAGACCACCGTCTCACTAGCATTGGCAACGAGCATCTCTTGCGCTTCCGCAAACTGTAGGACAAGTCTCCCGTGGCCAGTGAAGAGCAGGGTGGAATAACTCACGATCGGAAATTCAGTTGGCCGTCCAGACCATGGCTCTTAATATAGCTCTCGCAAGGAAGACTCCCCCCTAGTACCGCTGTCTCTCTGGTAGAATCTGAATGCAACAAGGCTTATGTTCATCTGTCTTCGTGAAGTTGCCAGTGGGAAGATGAATGCAAATGAGGGAAGAAAGGGAAATGAGCTGTAATATATGGGCCATAAATCCAGcccattattttattagttAAGTTTAAAGCCTggcccatttttttcttctccagaTAATTCACGTGAGAGCAAGCAGTGGACAGAACAAGGaattgaaaatagaagaagCACGTTcgtgaagagaggaaaaggtggagagaaagagagagagagagaattttcacTCATACGGACATCCCAACAagccaaatcaaatccaaattgtGACGCCTAGTATGTATTCAAGCCtattattcatttaattgaagaaattttcaaagttagGTTGTAAATTTGGAGTTATGAAAAGTTGAACGGCGAGATTCAACTGAtgagttttttagttttagatttATATGGAAATGATAGATAAGGGTATTATGGAATTATGGAGTTCGACGAAAATCGATTTGGAAGTACAATTTGATCAGGGTTCAATGAAAATCGATTCCGAAGTTTGGTTTGATTGTAACAAAATTCTGAAGTCCCGCATTCGAGTCACATTTGATTTACACAAACAGATGAAGATGAGTGTTTGCTATATACAAGTTTCTTTGTTAGCGCACATGTGTCATTTTATCAACGAATAGGCATAGTTTAGATGAGTCGTTCATTATAGTAGCGTATTACTCGGTTTTTTCATGTCATTTCCAATTAAGTAATTGGAATATGGGTGTGTTAGCTCAAGTAACCGTCATAAATTGGTTTTAAGCTTTTCTGAGTAACTGGTACCATCTCTTCTTTGAGTAAGCGATACGGATTAGATATACTATGAGTACTGAAATGACATGTTTATTGCACATAATATGGATCAAGATTTTACTAccattttgttcattttaaatgGAAAAGTATTTGTTGATTATGGTTTGAGTTAGTTGGTTGTAAATTGTTTGTGAAACCTTTTACggaaagatcatgaaaaagttcaTGATTTATGATTATGATTTATGAAAGGTATTTTGATTATTGAATTGTGAAAAATTATACGATTTAGTTTGTGAATCAAAGTATTAATATGCTTTCTGATTTTGGTTGTGGCTTATTGGAGATTGAGGTTGATAGATTATGCTAAGTGCCTCTATCAACCCATTAAGGGATTTGTGTGTATGTACACTAGTTTAAGGATATCTTTGTGGGCCAGTTATCAACAATATAGGTAGAGAACTACTCGATGGGGAATCTTGGTTGGTTTTGTCACGTGGTATTATGTGTGATCATGGTTATATTCTTGAACACAAGATTGGACAATAGAATTGAcaattgacatgtaattgatGCGATTGATTGGTGGACTAGACCattgattatttgttttgattttagtGATGAAAATGGTATTTCTACTATGAGTATCATTATGTTCAAGTAATATATAGCTCATTTTGATCTTGAAGGTTTGTTACAATCTAGATTTAGTGTAAATCACTTATGTTTTTGTGTCTCAAATGTGTATAATGAATGCTCAATATGTTTCGGCTTTAATGCTTTTTAGGTTCCTTGGCTAGTGGCCTATTGTACGAGAGTGCTATCATGGAGACCTTTGGGGTTGAATTTTTGGGTACAAACTTAGTTAGCTTGTATGATTGAGTTGAGGTTGCTAGATTTAGTTGTTAGCTAGAGTTATATATATGTCTGACAATAGTTGTTGGGTTGGCTAACTTAAGcggtaaatattatttttcagtCTATAGAAAACTCTGATATTATAACAATATGactttttattaaatatatatgaaTGTACATATTTCGATATAGATTGAATTATGGTTATGTTTGAGACTACGTTCTTTGGATAAAAAGGACGATCACATCATTGTCTCTGTTCTTGTTGAGTAGGGGTTGTGACAGCAGCCATTATAGAAGTGAAGCGCCTGTAATGAAGGGTTGAATCAGCCATCAAAGCAAAGTAAGATTATGCAGCTCTTGAGCCTATCTTTATGTTTGAACTTGTTTTCTAATGCGAAGAATCAACTCTTTTTCTGTGCTTTATAGAGCTTTGGATTTATAGAAAGAATAGCATTAATGATAGCGAAGGTCATCTCATGACTTCTAGTGGGTCAAGCAAGGCAAAGCAAAAATTTAGTGCTTGAAGACTTGGACTTCACCAAGAATTTGCGGTGGAAAGGGAACCACATTTATTTATCAAGACAAAGCTTCAGTTGTGTCAAAATGATGTGGTTGGACTGGGCATCCAATAGTCAGTCGTGGATCAAGGATTCCAAATAAAggcgaagttttttttttttttggctgtcgGAGACAAGAAAAGTTGgcaatttaaaaaatctaataAATGCTGATAATTAACTCAAAAAAGAGTAAACAacgcaaaattaattaataactTTGTTATTAGCAATCTAATACATTATTTCTCATGTCAGAGCAGTCCCTGATGGCTAGGGGCGCAGCTGTGGAGAGTTTAGATGGCACTGATTATCGAAGAAGGATAAGGAGGTATTGGAATGTCCACTGTGCCCTCGAGCATCAGAAGCACCTTCTTCATTGAAGGACGAAGTGATGGCTCTTCCAGGATGCACCAGAGACCCACTTTAACCATTCTTCCCAACTGTCTTCTGTCCATTAATTCATCATCTACAAGCTTCTCTAGTTCCCCAGCTCGAAAACAGTTGTGGACCCATTCTTCGAGAACGGCTTCCTCATCGGGGAGCTTCCAATCCACACTCCTTCGGCAGCAGATGATCTCCAGCAACATGATTCCAAAGCTGTAAACATCCGCCTTCACTGTCACTGGCAGTTTCTTGTGCCACTCAGGCGCAACGTACCCGCGCGTTCCTCTGATCCTTGTCATGGTGTTGGTTTGATCTGGCTTGAGCAGCTTTGACAACCCAAAATCGGATATTTTTGCATGCTTATGCTCGTCGATTAGTATGTTCTGGGGCTTTATATCGCAGTGAATGATCTGGGTTTCGCACTCTTCATGTAGATAGAGGAGACCTCTAGCTATGTTCCGAGCGATTCCCATCTTCTCATCCCCACGAGGTCGTCTTTCTGGTGCAAAAAGCAAATCTGCGAGTGATCCATTGCTCATGTACTCGTACACCAAAAGCCTGTGGTGTCCATCAACACAATAGCCGAGCAGCTTGACGAGATTCCGATGATGCGTCCTCCCAATAATTTTCACCTCAGTTTGGAATTCACTATCCCCATCAGATGCGATCTTCTCTAGTTTCTTGACAGCCACAACCTCGCGGCCATTGGACAGCGTGCCTTTATAAACTGTGCCAAATGCTCCCTTGCCAATCTGTTCGGCAAAATCTTTGGTCACTTTCTTCAGCTCTTCATAAGTATATAATTTCGGTGAAACGTTCTCTACTATTCTAGTATTTCCCTCCTCGGAAAATGTTACGTGGACCCGAGCACGATACTTGGAAACAATGAATCCAGACACAGCTAGTGTGACTAATGCAAAAGCAACAGAAGATGCAATCGAGATTGGAATCTCTCTCCCAGAAGATCTTTTTAATCCAGTCTCACCAACCTTGATATAAAGAGTGCTCAACTCGTGGAGGTTTCTCCTGCCGTACTTAAGAGGGAGCCTCTGCTTTCCGCAGTTTCCGTCTTTGTATATCACAGCTTCGCAATTGCAATCCCGCAGACATGCTTCTTGACATTCTTTCTCGGTCAAGGACGTCAGTGAGTCATAGGTGGTGTTCTCCCACACGGTGTTATTGACCGATTCAATGTTGTATCCAGGGAGGGGTTTTGTTTCCTCGCAGGTTTGGGCGGTGAACTTCCTCTTGCAGCCAGATCTCCAGTCGCCCTTGTTCACAGGCACGAATCCTGGGAGACACTCGCACTCGGCGTTCTGATCGACCATCACGCAGAACATGTTGAAGCCGCATATGCCACCAGGGCTGCATTTGTCATTAGAAGAACTCCATTCCGCGGCCAAGTTCTTCCTGGTCCCGTTGTATGAGTACAGTCGCAAAATCCCATCTACATCGAGTCTCATAAGATAGAGGATTCCTTCCTTAGGAGGTCCCCTACTACGGGTGATATTCTTGAAAATTTCACCTGTTCTGTTTGACAAGTAGAGAGAGCCATCATTGTCGAGATTTAGTGTTGCACCGTCACTAAATCCAAAGGTGTCGGACGACCAGTAATAGTTCAGTGGACTATCTATCGGATATTGCACGAGGTTCCCAGTTGCTTGCATGTCAAGGCAAAAGATACCGATCGATGGGTCGCTATCTGAAACGCTCGAAAGCAACCGATGGTCCGGTAATAAATTTTGCCCTGCCAAGAGGGTATCAGTTGGCGAATGGAAACTCTGCCATATTTTGTCCCCCCTCGAGTTATACAAGACGAAATTGCCCGCATCGGAAAAGGAAGCCAAGACTGCCTTCTCGCTAGCATTGGCGACGAGCGTATCTTGCGCTCCTGTGGACTGCAGGACGAGTCTCCCGTCATTGGTGAAGAGCAGGGTGGAACTGCTCGGGACTGGAGGGTTGTTTCGGTTGGCCGTCCAAACCACGGTTCCGCCTAGAGTTACTCCAACCCAGTAACCACGGTCTGTCCGGTAGAATCCGAATTTGAAGAGGCCAGAAGGTGAGAGCCATGAGTTGTTGGAGGAAGGGGTGAGAGATCACCAAGGCTTATGTTTGTCTGTCTCTGTGAAGTAGCAGTTATGAAGATGAATGCAAATAAGAGAAGAATGGGAAGGGGAGCAACTATAGAAGTGAAGCGCATGCAATGGAGGGTTGAATCAGCCATCAAAGCAAAGCGAGATCATGTAGCTCTTGAGACTGTCTTGATGTTTGAACTTGTTTTGTGGTGTGAAGAATCAGTTCCTTGCTTGTACTTTATAGAGCTAAGCATCTAGATTGGAAGATAATGTgcctaatgttttttttttttttttttccttctctctatTACAGAGACC
This region of Eucalyptus grandis isolate ANBG69807.140 chromosome 8, ASM1654582v1, whole genome shotgun sequence genomic DNA includes:
- the LOC104415865 gene encoding LOW QUALITY PROTEIN: G-type lectin S-receptor-like serine/threonine-protein kinase LECRK3 (The sequence of the model RefSeq protein was modified relative to this genomic sequence to represent the inferred CDS: inserted 1 base in 1 codon), translated to MADSTLHCMRFTSIVAPLPILLLFAFIFITATSQRQTNISLGXSLTPSSNNSWLSPSGLFKFGFYRTDRGYWVGVTLGGTVVWTANRNNPPVPSSSTLLFTNDGRLVLQSTGAQDTLVANASEKAVLASFSDAGNFVLYNSRGDKIWQSFHSPTDTLLAGQNLLPDHRLLSSVSDSDPSIGIFCLDMQATGNLVQYPIDSPLNYYWSSDTFGFSDGATLNLDNDGSLYLSNRTGEIFKNITRSRGPPKEGILYLMRLDVDGILRLYSYNGTRKNLAAEWSSSNDKCSPGGICGFNMFCVMVDQNAECECLPGFVPVNKGDWRSGCKRKFTAQTCEETKPLPGYNIESVNNTVWENTTYDSLTSLTEKECQEACLRDCNCEAVIYKDGNCGKQRLPLKYGRRNLHELSTLYIKVGETGLKRSSGREIPISIASSVAFALVTLAVSGFIVSKYRARVHVTFSEEGNTRIVENVSPKLYTYEELKKVTKDFAEQIGKGAFGTVYKGTLSNGREVVAVKKLEKIASDGDSEFQTEVKIIGRTHHRNLVKLLGYCVDGHHRLLVYEYMSNGSLADLLFAPERRPRGDEKMGIARNIARGLLYLHEECETQIIHCDIKPQNILIDEHKHAKISDFGLSKLLKPDQTNTMTRIRGTRGYVAPEWHKKLPVTVKADVYSFGIMLLEIICCRRSVDWKLPDEEAVLEEWVHNCFRAGELEKLVDDELMDRRQLGRMVKVGLWCILEEPSLRPSMKKVLLMLEGTVDIPIPPYPSSIISAI